In Streptomyces longhuiensis, the following proteins share a genomic window:
- a CDS encoding 4Fe-4S dicluster domain-containing protein has product MAYVIGASCVDIMDRSCMEECPVDCIYEGERKLYINPMECIDCGACEVACPEQAITVDRKADPDFREDNRRFFVEVLPGRETALGSPGGANGLGPVGIDTALVSAR; this is encoded by the coding sequence ATGGCGTACGTCATCGGCGCGTCCTGCGTCGACATCATGGACCGGTCCTGCATGGAGGAATGCCCGGTCGACTGCATCTACGAGGGCGAGCGGAAGCTCTACATCAACCCGATGGAGTGCATCGACTGCGGGGCCTGCGAAGTGGCCTGCCCCGAGCAGGCGATCACCGTCGACCGCAAGGCCGACCCCGACTTCCGCGAGGACAACCGACGCTTCTTCGTGGAAGTCCTGCCCGGGCGCGAAACCGCGCTCGGCTCGCCCGGCGGGGCGAACGGGCTCGGCCCGGTGGGCATCGACACGGCACTGGTGAGTGCCCGATGA